A region of Anticarsia gemmatalis isolate Benzon Research Colony breed Stoneville strain chromosome 18, ilAntGemm2 primary, whole genome shotgun sequence DNA encodes the following proteins:
- the LOC142980618 gene encoding transmembrane 7 superfamily member 3-like — protein sequence MLSKFGAKLNLGFLFLLFNCALVTSQDANENTVITIPLNSTIVFDDREIYSSYLLLKNYSTVQVKFTNINPDLYFIVFQVHSHYHDVVLYKNNMTNENQVTGTNVGQVTLTESLDTYYIQNPNVNATFRVYISVHGYKSYDPFPGGCNMEFSLAIAPYLIVNTNAAYISVNAAPPSTDKSCNIVNDANTSFYYMYLPEQTFSEDDYFRGIRRMMTLKNIQKYGELIPTSAWRMRRLLSAYPGNGVIFVVVARTKENGLNYSIYVPNHSYGCPVSQLDENGCVFPEDLFSQMLCIVAFLVGLFATFFGHRFFKSGMFLAGFFSGFIITYILVTLMDSSINTEALVAASFLSGIFFGSIWLLFWWLYGIPVAAVLLPSLNLGFLLAAIFLYRIPASVVYLEEDLYFWTLFIMVMSLSALALVSVTYSANIICFAVLGGFSTVYIFDYHLGANLKYIIINTVRRAVVPTFNKVFLLPPFQWRELTVTLLWVLVSCLGWMFQHWHNRGRPPFPPPPRSTRPAAPGPAMYGAIIDHTNRGGVTRPAGSPGRTNERTSLLAHT from the exons ATGCTCTCTAAGTTTGGTGCTAAGTTAAACCTagggtttttatttttactttttaattgtgCTCTTGTAACTTCACAAG aTGCCAATGAGAATACCGTGATAACAATACCGTTAAACAGTACCATAGTATTCGATGACAGAGAAATTTATAGTAGCTACCTTTTGCTGAAGAATTATTCAACAGTTCAAGtcaaatttacaaatataaacccAGACTTGTATTTCATAGTGTTTCAAGTGCACAGTCATTATCACGATGTTGTgctatataaaaacaatatgacTAATGAAAACCAAGTTACGGGGACTAACGTTGGACAAGTAACGCTTACTGAATCGTTggatacatattatatacagaaCCCTAATGTAAATGCTACGTTTAGAGTCTACATTTCTGTTCATGGTTACAAAAGTTATG ATCCATTCCCAGGAGGATGTAATATGGAGTTTTCGTTAGCAATAGCTCCATATCTCATAGTGAATACAAACGCAGCATACATAAGTGTAAATGCTGCACCACCTTCAACTGATAAATCATGTAATATAGTGAATGATGCAAatacttcattttattatatgtacctacctgAGCAGACTTTCTCGGAAGACGACTATTTCAGAGGCATTAGGAGGATGATGACgcttaaaaatatacagaaatatggagaactt attCCCACTAGTGCATGGAGGATGCGTCGCTTATTGAGTGCCTATCCAGGGAACGGAGTCATATTCGTAGTGGTAGCGAGAACGAAGGAAAATGGACTTAATTATTCTATTTACGTCCCCAATCATAGCTACGGATGTCCTGTATCCCAATTGGATGAAAATGGCTGTGTGTTCCCGG AGGACTTGTTCAGCCAAATGCTATGTATTGTGGCGTTTTTGGTCGGTCTGTTCGCTACCTTCTTCGGTCACCGGTTCTTCAAGTCTGGAATGTTCTTAGCTGGCTTCTTCAGCGGTTTTATCATCACGTACATATTAGTAACGCTTATGGACAGCAGTATTAATACAGAAG CACTGGTAGCGGCTTCGTTCTTATCTGGAATATTCTTCGGATCAATATGGTTATTATTCTGGTGGTTGTACGGTATTCCTGTGGCCGCAGTCCTACTACCTTCCTTGAATCTTGGATTTTTACTCGCCGCCATCTTCCTATATAGGATACCAG cttCCGTCGTATACTTAGAAGAAGACTTATATTTCTGGACGCTCTTCATCATGGTGATGTCGTTATCTGCGCTGGCGTTAGTCTCAGTGACTTATTCGGCCAACATCATCTGTTTCGCTGTACTTGGCGGGTTCTCTACCGTGTACATCTTTGACTATCACCTGGGAGCTAATTTgaagtacattattattaataccgTGAGAAGAGCTGTTGTACCGACTTTCAATAAGGTGTTCTTGTTGCCGCCTTTCCAGTGGAGAG AGTTAACAGTGACCCTGCTATGGGTGCTGGTATCTTGTTTGGGGTGGATGTTCCAACACTGGCACAATAGGGGGCGGCCGCCATTCCCCCCTCCCCCTCGCAGCACCAGACCTGCTGCCCCAGGACCTGCTATGTATGGAGCCATTATTGATCATACAAACag GGGCGGTGTTACTCGACCTGCGGGCTCTCCCGGCAGGACCAATGAAAGAACCTCTTTACTCGCACATACGTAA